A segment of the Triticum urartu cultivar G1812 chromosome 1, Tu2.1, whole genome shotgun sequence genome:
GACGACTATACTATGCCGACGGCTGACgtcaggccgtcggcataggcacctatgccgacggctatacTATGCCGACGGTCTGACAAGACTACGCTGACGACATCTACGCTGACGGGGCTATGCCGACGACCTAgtggcctatgccgacggcccgtGGCCGTAGGCATAGCCCGCGAGTCCGGTAGTGATGATGCAGAGCTTGGAGGTGGTGAAGGACACGGTCAACTGCTTTAGCGCGGGGGCAACAATGCTGACACTGTGTGTAGATCTACGGTCTACGACAAGCTCCAGCAATGACAGCGAGTTGACCCTCAGGGAGGTCTCGTTCAACACAATGCCGTCGAGCTTAAGCGTGCGCAAGCGAGGGCAGCTGGAGAGCAAGGAGTCGAAGGCGTCATTGCAGCAGGACAGGCACAGCGTCTCGAGCACAGGGAACTCGACGCCGGCGGGCACGCGTACGGCGGAGAACATGTGCAACGCGATGGACGTGGCGCGGCGGAAGCAAGGCTGATCGACGACCGGGAAAGGGCTGAACAAGTACGGTGAGAGATGGAAGAAGAGCTCCTCCGGCTCCAGCCTTACGGCTGCGCGCAGCAGCGAGTTCACGCTGTTGGCGTCGACCTGCTCAGGTGGCTCCGGGACGTGGATCTTGAGGAGGGAAGCCACGGGAGAGACTCGGCCGAGCGCCGGTTCGACTGACACATTTAACTCACGGCGAGATAAAAGATCTGCTCTCTGTTTGTGTTGAGTATGGAGCTCGGGGAGCGATATACACCTCCTCCCATCTGGAGTTTCACAACATAGATGGCTGGAGTTTGGGAAATGGATAGTTTGTTTATATGACCTTTCGTTGGTCCAACATATTTGCACAGGTAGTAtcttttccaaaaaaaaaagTACTAGGATATTTTCACAAGCCTGAGTCGTTCAACAACTACTTTCAGAAAACTGTTGGTTCTGAAGAACAAGTGGGGTCAACATTTCTCTGATCTCATCAAGGATCAAAATTAAGAGACACTAAAGAATCACGCCAACAAGTTTGCGAAAGTTAGCCTATGACATACATCCTGAACATCCCTCTCAAACCTTGTTCAGTGATAAAGGTTGGTAACTCGGAGAAACTTAGTGTCTGCCATGCGTGCTCTCCTTGTGGGATGAGCAGACACTCGAGAGCTGTGGCTGGGATATCGCCGGCTGCCATGGTGATATTAATTTCTGGCGAAACTGACGGCGTGCATCGGGAAATCGTTCAGGGTGGGTGGTCTTGAAGGAAAGCTCAGCGGCTATAACATCAGGGAAGCGCTCCTTATATCCATTGGAGCCTGCATAAGCAGCAAGCAATTGGACCGGGATGCCAAACTACTGCCAGTTCAACTTTTTTACTTGAGAGCGGTAACTTCGACCGGGCGATGGACTGATTAACACGGCTCAGGGAGTTGGTTGTAGCTAGCTAGGGTTATTTTTTGGTCATCCTGGAAAGTAAAATCCGAAGAAATGTGGTCACTTATTATCCATTTTTCTGCCTTGTAATTGATTATTAAATGGAAACGAGATTTTCTGATGCAATGCCGGCGAACCATGCACAGTGGCACGCCGCAGTCACCCTGTGactttttcttttgcttcttTATTGCATTTTTCTGTGCTTACAATAAAAGATATAGTGTGCATAAAAACCCAGAACAACTATTACAAACATAATAGATGAGCACAAAACAAAGAAGTCTATGGAAATAGTAGGGGTATAAAGCAGTACCTTAACATGCAAAAAGCACATGGCCACAGCTTTGTCTTCAGTTCCATCTTGTTTCCACATCCACGGGCATGTCATTCTGGTATATGGCCTCACCTTCACGTTTCCCTGAAAAATATCTTGCTTGGCCATCATCATCTGGATCAGGCTCACCTTCTGTGCCTTGCACATTACATCTCTGTTTTGTGTATGTAAAACGTACATTGCGGGAACTCTTTGAAATCTCTCGGCGATGCATTCAATAGATGATGATTGGCAGCAGTCCCCGACAATGCATGGACACTTGCTAGTGAGCTTGTGACCAACAATATCAGCGTCGTGTTGCCGAAAAAATACATCTTAAATATTATGCAACCCCTTAGCACAAGACCTCTTGACTTGGTCCAGTCCATGGAAGCAGCTCCCTCATTCAACTGAAGCAATTCTAGCGAAATAGATGATCTGCACAAGATCTTTCTACCTTATGAGAAAAACAAATAACCTTGCAAATTCATGAACTAGGAGATTTATTTGATACGTTCATACTTCCCATGTTGTACATGAACATTGTGACACAATATATTCACACAAACCAGAATTTGCTGCATAAGAAATATTTATCTGCACGTTGTGGGAAAAAAAATCTCATATTCACCTTATTGAAGCCTAGGGTGCACTTCGGATTAACACCTTCATATCCTACTGGTGTCATTTCAGTCAGAACTCCAACTCATAACCTATGCTGAAAACACACGAAGAAACTGCATAAATAAACTTGCTGCATGAAGATTGTTACCTTGTTCATGATTGTAGTTATGCTAGGGTCACAGGAAAATATGTGCATTCTTTTCAGAGTCGTCGGAGATGGTCGGTTCAGCTGGCAACCCACAAAGGGCAAACACAACAGTGAAATCCAAGATGCCATGATTGGATTATCCAGGATTATACAAATTGCACAGAAAGTTTAAAATACCAGATGATTATACAGCCGAGATAGTCTATTGATCATATCCACCCACAACTTTGGGATCTAACATCTTCCTACTGTCAGAACTGCAGCAACTGTTGCAGTATGATTATATATGCACAATTTAAAATAATCACTATTTAACTAAAATTCTCAAGTTCACATCCGAGGTTTGACAAGAACAAAACCACACACATATTTCTATATCCGCCATTTTTCTGCTACAATGATTGCTTACCATATATAACTGGCACTAAAAAACTTAAATAAGAGACAACTAATTAGCAACAGAAAACTTGCTTCCTTTATTCCTTCCTCTACACATTACAACTTCACGAAAATTGCTGAACTTAACAAGACTAGTAATATCGACTGCAAAATATTGTTGCATTAAAGTTGCAGCACCAGACTATTCTGTTAGAGCTGCAAGTAGTCTTGGCATCGGCGGCACATCAATCTCCTGTAGGCCCTCGAGAACCCGGACCACTTCACCCATCGTCGGCCGATCAAATTCATTATCTTGGATGCACCAGCCTGCAACTTTGCAAATCCTTTCAGCCTCTTCCAAACTGAAGTCACCATGTAACTGTGGATCCACCAATCTCTTTACATCTCCGCTGTGAAGCTTGCTGATGGTTTGCACAGGGAAATATCCAACATGTTGGTCCACATTGCTGCTGCTATTGGTGTAGTGTGATGTCTCGGGTGACGAATTCCTCCTTCCTGATATGATTTCCAGCAGCACCATGCCAAAGCCATAAACATCAATTTTTGGTGTCACCGCAACTCCGCTAAGCCACTCTGGGGCAAGATAACCTGTAGTTCCTCTGAATGAAGTCAGAATTCGGCTAAAATCCCTTCCCACAAATGCTGCCAGCCCAAAGTCTGCAACTTTAGGAACAAATGATGCATCCAGAAGTATGTTCTCTGGCTTAATATCACAGTGTATGATGCATTTGTGGCAACTCTGATGCAAGTAGGACAATCCTTTGGCAACTCCTAGGGCTATTTGATATCTAGTGTTCCAATTTAGAACAGCAGCAAAAGCAGCAGCATTTCTCTTTTTAAATAGATGGTCGTCAAGAGACCCATTTAACATGTGTTCATACACAAGTAATCTTTGATCACCTTCACAGCAGAAACCAATCAATTTTACTAGGTTGATATGTTGGATTAGTCCAACTGAGCTCACCTCAGCCCTGAATTGCTTCTCTCCTTGATGGGCACCATCAAGCCTTTTGACTGCTATAGTAGTCTTTGAGTCACTTAACACTCCCTTGTATACTGAACCAAAACCACCTCCTCCCAGCTTTTCTGAGAATTTTTTAGTAGCACGAACTAAATCAGTGTATCTAAAGGCTACAATCCCACCAGCACTCCCTTGATTGTCAGAGTATATTGGCAGCAAAACACACCACTTGAATTTGTTCCTCCAAATCAGTAGCAACAGCATGAGCATTAGTAACCCGACACCAATAATGATTGCTGCAGTAACAACCGCAACATttggttttcttttgttttttcttaaatTTGCCGAGAAATCTTCGGCAGCAAAGCGGAGATAAAGAACATCTTTGGAAGTGTTATCGATGCCATCATCAAAAGTTGAACTAAGCAATTCCCCATTCCAGACAGAGCATTTGTTATTGTTATAGGAATAAGCAGTGCAGGAGCATGAACTGAGACAAGCTTCTTCGCATTTGCTCTGAGTTGTAGCAGCAGCTATGATTTGTGGGTTGTAGGGCCGTGTAACTTGAGCAACCGGATGGAAAATGTCTGTTGAAATTGTGATGTTTTTTTCAGTAGTGCAATGTAACAGTGTATTTCTGATGCATCCTCCTATTCAATCCTCAGACTCCAAATCCTGCGGTGACTTCTTAGAGAAGCCCTCCATACAGTCACATGATGGATGCGGCTTGCCTCTGCATACCGCGAAAGGTCCACAGGCAGCAGGTGGATCGCAGGGATCATCAGGCTGGGCATATATTGTTTGCCAAGCTTGATTTGCTTGGGACCAAAGATTCAACTTTATCTGACCAGAGATGTCTAGTGAGACAAACATGGAAGATGATTCATCATGTGAAGTATACATGTAGTACTCTTCTTTGTCCGTATTGACATATACTAGGTTATATAAACCTTTAGTCCGAGGATCCAAACTTAGCAGTGAATTGACTAATGGTACCAACGATGATGCTGTGGAGGATGCATAAAGCCAGTATTCTATGGAGGGGTTATGGTGCTTAAGGACAATTCCCCTGGTGCCTTCTAGTTCGATACTGTATGAGCCGAGACCTGGATCAATAAGGCTCTTCTTTGAGATGCCATAACAACTAAAGCCGGTGACCTTGTCCCTACCAAACTTAACACCAGCAAGCCAAACATCTGTTGGGTTATCAAAGCTCTGCCACACCGGTAAGTCAAATGACGGGCTCTCTTTGAGGACAAGGTTTCCATTGTTCAAGAGAACAGCAGCACTAGTGATGTTTAGGCTGTTGTGTGTCCTATTATTGACAATGTGAGTGGACCAAACTATAGATTGAGTGTTGCTACCATGGTTTACTACGATGGCAAGATTGCCATCGTTTGAGATCTTGAGCTGTGCTGAGTTGAGGTTGGGGTGGGTGATGGGCTCCTCTCTATTAGCGATCCAGACGGTAGTCAAAATTGGGATTTTATTAAACCATATGCCAAGGTACCAGCCGGATCTTGAGGAGGTGGCGTTGCGGGATGACTTACTGATACTGCTGCTTGCTGCGGGCTGGAAGAAGCCAAGGGTGGACTTGCCGTTTCTGGAGACGAGCTTGTCGCCAACGGCGAGCGATTGGCCTGCCATGAGAGTGTCCTCATCTACGGCTGCAGAGAGGCACCAAGGAGTAGTGTGCAAGAGGAGAAGACCGAGTAGTATGTAGAGGGGAGCCATGGAGAAGAAGAATGAACAATTGGGAGAAGAGAGGACGTATATATAGAATGGAAAGGCCAAGTGTTCACATTGGGACAGAACTACCATAAACACCATAGCTGGTCAAGTCAATCGCGAGGCTTCCACCAACCACCTGAGCCAAATTAGCCTTCCTTGCATGGTTCCCTtttgttgtgtgtgtgtgtgtgtgtgtgtgtcttgtTTTTTCTTTGGGGTTGTTGAGCTGTGTGTCCTCAGCATTGAACTTTTGTTTGGGTGCGGGTGTGGCGTGTTTTTTTCTTTGCAACCTTGTTGGACTCTTCTTGTGGTggttgctttatatataaagcggagCAAAAGCTTTTTTCGGTAGGTCAGAAATAAGTAACAGCGAGGAAGCTTCCTTTTATATTTCCTCCAATCGATTAATTGCTACAACTGGAAGTATGTCATGTCAAGAAACCCTCGTGACATGCGGCTTGTCAGTGGCCAGCCAACAAAGAAAGCAATGAATGGCCTGAATGGTCATGCTGTTAACTGTTAACCTAAACCAACAAAAAAACTCACTTGTTCAAGGGTTATATTTGAATATATTTTTTAAAATCGAACCCACAAATATCTGTTTCCATGAATACTGCAAATGCAAATTCCATGCATATCAACACAAAAGCTCCCTAGAAAGACAAGCACAAGTGTGACCACAAAAATACAAGAAATGTTGTAAGCCGGAGTTAGAAAACTTAACAAGCTACCAAAGTTTCAGAGATCTTCAGATTCATCAATTTCTAGTGCCTTCTTGTATCGAGGGTGTTGGCCGAGTCTTGGCCTAAACACGTCTTGGCATGAACAAGCACCGTGACAAACAAAAAACAAAACCAATAACCTACCAAAAATATTGTTTAAGAATTTGAGCTGTAAAGGAAAAAAATATTTGTATATGCACTTTGGAATTGATCATCTATGCAAGTTAGTGAAGAACCGAAGATTCAACTTATGATGCTTTCAAACATGTTATCTAACTAGAAGTGGATGTGTGTCTTCGTCACGCCGAGCTGTTTCTACCGCATAGAGATGGGAAACACGAACAGAGACGGCGGCTGCAGCGTCACTGGTGTAAGGTTAGGGAAGGGGAATGGAATGAATCCAATATTTTTCCAGACAACTAATAGATAGCCAGTCCCCAGCCTTGCATTCTGGATCTGGGTATTCATACTATTATTGGAGCATATCTCTGCTTGCTTCACCAACTTCGCGCACGGCATAGACCAATTAACAGCGAGATCGGTCCATGGCAGAATTGCTGCTTCTTCCTACCAACACGCGCTTGTCTAGACTGCTGCTGGTTGATGCCAAAGTGAAGAGTGAGACCAACATCAAGAGTCTACTTCTTGACGTCGATACATTCATGATTCATCGCGGCCAACACATCATTATTCGCTGAGACTTGAGAGGGCCTCATTTGTTCACACCTATTTTTGAAGCTTTTTGGAACCCACATACATGCATGCTGGCCCACAGGTCAGAACATCGACCATGCCCGCACGTGGTTTCTGTCTAAAATGTTTCTTCTCTTTCTCAATAATTGTACTAGGCAGCAACACTCACTGTATGTCGCTGTGGAGGAGCAGGAGCAGCTCTTCCCCTTCATAATTGTACTAGATAGCGCGGGGCAGCAACACGCGGTTTCTGTCTCCAATAACCCTTCTCCATCTCAATAATTCCACTTCATAATAGTCCCTCCCTTCTCGATCTCAACTTCACTCAATGTGAGACTCCGACTCTACAGTTCTTCTCCATACCGCTTCTCACGTACGGCTTGCTGAGAAGAAGGCCATGCGAAGAGTTGGTCACCATTGGCAGACGTATTGTCAAGAAATGAAGGGGTTTGCATCTTGCTCTGAAGACGATGGCTGGCTTGATGAGCTCTAAACAACAAGTGCAGGAATGGCAGGTCATAGAAAATAGCAACATTGGGATAATGACAGAGGCAAGTGAAATGCATGATTTAATGCATGACCCAGAGAAACATATCGTGGATGAATGTGCAACTATAGAATAGTTGGTTCAAAGTTCAAACACTGATTCAGTATGTATGCTATATAGTAGCTTGCAAACACTGAGGCTAAATAGTTGCCAGAATCTGCAGCGGTTACCTGAAGGTATAAGTGCAATGAGGAAGCTCGTTCATCTCTACCTTCTTGGATGCCCTTGTTTGTAACAGATGCCCCGAAACATCAGTCTACTGAACAACTTATGCACACTAACGACATTTATTGCGGACACCAAAGCTGGTCATGGAATCGAGGAGCTCAAAGACCTGCAGCACCTTGGCAACAGGTTGGAGCTGTACGATTTGAGGAAAATAAAGAGTGGGTCAAATGCAAAAGAAGCCAATGTCCACGAGAAGCAAAATGTAGGAAAAGATGACATGCTTGAAGATGAGGCATGTAACGCGGAACAAGTGTTGGAGTCTCTCACCTGATAGTAAGCTGAAGATTTTGGAGGCCTGCATCCCTCAGGGTTCTCGATATCAATGCTTGCAATGGCCTGAAAAGCGTTGGCTGATAGGATGGGTGGCCTTACTTCCCTTGAGCGATTGATGATTGAGTTTTGTCCGGGGATAGAGGAATTCCCGCAGGGTCTCCTCGGGCGGCTCGCGGCCCTCAAATTTCTAATGGTAGTTGGCTGCCCCGGCTTGGAAAAGCGTTGCAGAGAAGGTGGGAGTATTTCCGCTTGCTCTCCTCTATCCGGAAAATAAGCATTGAATCCGGTGAACTAACAGCAACAGAAATAGTAAAATGGACAGAATCTGGCCTGAAGAAGCTGGTAAGGAGGCTCCTGCCCTCCTGTGACCACTCTTTAACTCTGACTCACCACCTCTTTCTAATGCAGCATGGCTTTTACAGCCTTTCAATCACCTTCACATACTCTTCTTTTTGTTTGTTAGGATCCGAGATGGAACTAACCGTGGCCCCCATCTTCTCAGCTTCGTCCGTTCGATCCCTCTGCCTGGAATCATCATGCAGCAGGCGGCAACCGACACTGTCTCGGCCTCCGCTCACGACTCATCAGTCTCCAACACCTTCTCCTCCCTTGCCATCATCAGCACCGACGAGCCGGTCTCTCCTACCAGGCTCACTTCAGGTAATGACCAACACTCTCTCTCCTCTTCCCCGATCAAACAGAACGCTACTCCCTCCGTACCAAAGTTATTGAAGTTCTAGGTTAGTTTTAACACTCTGTCCTTGTGCATCAACGTAGGACGAATGCCAAAGGAAGGAAGGAAGTCTGAAGACGCAAAGGCTCACTTTTATGAGTTACTAGGGAGAAGGTGTTACTGCGTACACTGCTATTTCCAGTGGTGATATTTCGATGCTTATGTTAGCTTGTGAATATCCTTTCTCCATGCCGAGTTTAGATAAAGGGGGAGAAAATGAATGTTGGACAGTTACTTCAATTGTTCAAGCAATAGTCTATACTCTATACTGATCGCCACAGCGATTTCTTCAGAACATCTCTGCTGTAATTCCTATGAGTTGGTGTGCCTGATAGAGTCTGAATCTTAACTATGAGAAATACGGAGCGTGGCATTTTGGGCCATCGTGATTATGTGCCCTGTAAATTCTTCCTGCTGACAATGTTAAAGCATCTTTCGTGAGCATGTTTTACCAATTTTGGTTAGTGGTACTGATAGAGATATAGACAGCTTCAGAAGCCACCATTTGTGGATCAAGCTGTGGTGTCTCATAGTATGTGAAGATTATGTCATGTGTGCGTTTGTTATGTCAGCAGATTTGCCAGTTTAAAATTCGGAGCTGGAAGACAGGTAGTAACTTTATGAGATGCTAGTTCACTTGTATGTACGAATTTAAAGGTTGGTGTTGAAATCAAGTCTCACTGAAAACTTTTCTCATGTATATAGCTTAAAATCAACCTCCTTACTGACATACATAGGCAAAAAAAGAAGCACACATATCAACATGAGCTAGGTTCACTTTTAAGAGTTATGCTGACACTGCTCTTTTCAATGGTGATATTTCTCTGCATATCTCAGCTAATGAATATCCTTTCTTCAGGCTGATTTTTTATAAAGGGGAAGAAAAAGAATGCTGCACCGTTACTTCGACTGTTCAAGCAATAGTCTATACTCTATACTGATCGCCACAGCGATTTCTTCAGAACATCTCTGCTGGTATTCCTATGAGTTGGTGTGCCTGATAATAGCTGAATCTTAACTACGAGGAATACTGGAGCCCGGCGTTTTGGGCCATCATGATTATGTGCCCTGTTAATGTAAAAAAGTTCCATTGTAAATTCTTCGTCGTGTGACAATGTTAAGGCGGCATCTTCCGTGAGCATATTTTACCATTTTTGGTTAGTGGTACTACTACTGATAGAGACATATCCAACTTGAGAAGCCACCATTTATGGATCAAACTACGGTGTCTCATATGTGAAGATTATGTGATAAATGTGTTTGTTATGTCAACAGTTGGTGGGGGGCCGGTGGTATAGGATGACGCGTAATAGATGGCTCGTTTAGGGATCCTCCATAATGGTATAACGCCACCCCTGCCTAGCTTCCTTTGTAGTTCGCCGTCAAAGTCGGAGCTGCGCTGCCTAGTATGAATTGGTTGGAGTGTTGAGGCGCGGCTATTAGGGCTGTAgtttttttcttccttttctcTTTCTTTGATCTTCGGATCTGGTCCTAGGACCTTCACCACCTTGTTGTTTTCCGCTGCTTCCTACTATTATCAATGAAATGCCAGCGATACTAgatctttcaaaaaaaatgtCAACAGATTTGCCAGTTTAAGAATCAGACTCGGAAGACAGGTCGTAAGTAACTTTGTGAGATGCTTCACTGCTACAGATTTAAACGTTGTTGTTGAATTCAAGTTTCACTGAAAACTTTTCTTATGTATATAGCTTATTAAAATCAACATCCTTACTGACATGGGCAAAAGAAGCAGACATATCAACATGAGAGAGAGGAACCGAAAACCTATGCAAGCAGTGGTGTGGTGTAGTAAGTAAGCAAGTACCTCCTAACCTCCTGATCTTGTATTGTGAGACGATCCGCTACTGGTTGCTGCCGTTGGggtggacggggcggcggccggcgtcaTCGTCGGCAGCGGTGGGCGGACAGCCGGCGAGCAGCGGGCCACGGAGGCGTCTGATGGGGTGCGAGGCCCAGGGGGTCTACTTTCGGGGTACCCCTACTTTCGTCATGTGTGAAGCCAACTTCCAACAAGGCCTGCTAGCTTACTTTATATtgaaataaaacaaaaataaaactaGGTCTGCTTGCCAGAGCCCATCACGTTTCCCGGCCCATGACCAAAGCTTAACCCGGTCCGAGCTACAGCTTTGCTCCCTTATCTCTTGTATAAAAAGGTTTATTTCACGTTGACGGTAAAACAAACCTTCACCTTCTGCCTTTCTCTCAGTGTCGTCGTCCAACTCGACTATCCCCGGGTCGAACCTCTGTCTGCCGCCACCTGCAATCCACATCACCGCCCTAGTTCCGTCCTTGCTTATACCTGTGCCACTGCCGTGGGATCCTGATCCAGCGATGACCATGCATAGTATAGCAGAGCCGCTCTCAGTCGCCTGCCCCCAATCCCCCGCCCCTCCGAGCACGGCgacggcgccgccgcccgccggcgcTCCATGGCGATTCGCGAGGCTCGTCTCTTTCCCAGGCGTTCAAGCAGATGAGCCGCACATCTCCTCCCTTGGCGGCATGGAGTGCGCTCTTCAATCTCAGCCCGGCCGTCGACGCTCCCCTCccccgctgccgctgccgctggAGGAGAGCGTCATCGTGGTCGCGCGTGAGCGTTAATCTCGGTTCAGCATCACCGCGGTCGCGCGTGAGACCCAGCACATGCAGCGTTAATCTCTCTCTGCTAGCTGTACCTTCAGTTGAGTTCTTTTTAGATAGTTCAGTTCAGTTCAGTTAATAGTAAAATCCCCAGTTTCCGCATCTTAATTTGGCCGATAACTGCATATGTACATATTATAGAGAGGTGAATATTTTCTGTTCAGAGGTGAAGAGTTTCAATTCCTGCTGTAAATCTACTGCTCAACAGTTTCCACTGCCACGTTCCTGCTGTAATTCTTGCTTGTACCATTTCATCATGTTCAAACTCTCTAAAACTAGATGAGAAACCGAGGAGAGGCCTCAACTAGGGGATGGTTGATAGCTACTCTCTTCACTGCTatgttcctcctcctcctctactGTTTAGTAGGCATTATTGAGAATACCAAACTACATACTTCTTGAGCATCTACACATGCCAATGGCTCTCTGAACTGGTTCTTAAACAAGAACTGAATTTTTTTTGTTGTGGGCTATATTTACACATGAGCGAAACACCCTGATTCTTACCTCTATAATAGTCTTCAAAAAGGGTTGGATTTGAGAGTGGACCTTTTTGATCTGCAGTCTGCATCGCCTAGTAATTAATAGTACATCTCATTTTGGGGGCACTGTATGTGGTTGTTTTGCAGGTACTAACCAGCTTTATTACCTGGGTCCCTCTGCTTGTGTGAATCAGACTGTTTTTTGGCATTGAAGCCCCTGCAGTGGGTGGTTGATGAGTAGTAATTGTGTGTGATGcagaaagaaagagagagagagagagagagagagagagagagagagcgcaGTGATGATTTGAACAGGGCCTCACTTTCCACTCGCTTGTGAAATATTTGCGTCTCCTGCTCCAGGGTGTAGATGTATTTCTGAGGCAGTGTGCTACTATTCTTCAAGAGTTCTACAAGGTAGTAATACATAATCACTCTTGTCTCTTCTACTAATTGGGGTGTGGACATAACTTTTGTCTCT
Coding sequences within it:
- the LOC125538042 gene encoding G-type lectin S-receptor-like serine/threonine-protein kinase At2g19130 is translated as MAPLYILLGLLLLHTTPWCLSAAVDEDTLMAGQSLAVGDKLVSRNGKSTLGFFQPAASSSISKSSRNATSSRSGWYLGIWFNKIPILTTVWIANREEPITHPNLNSAQLKISNDGNLAIVVNHGSNTQSIVWSTHIVNNRTHNSLNITSAAVLLNNGNLVLKESPSFDLPVWQSFDNPTDVWLAGVKFGRDKVTGFSCYGISKKSLIDPGLGSYSIELEGTRGIVLKHHNPSIEYWLYASSTASSLVPLVNSLLSLDPRTKGNKFKWCVLLPIYSDNQGSAGGIVAFRYTDLVRATKKFSEKLGGGGFGSVYKGVLSDSKTTIAVKRLDGAHQGEKQFRAEVSSVGLIQHINLVKLIGFCCEGDQRLLVYEHMLNGSLDDHLFKKRNAAAFAAVLNWNTRYQIALGVAKGLSYLHQSCHKCIIHCDIKPENILLDASFVPKVADFGLAAFVGRDFSRILTSFRGTTGYLAPEWLSGVAVTPKIDVYGFGMVLLEIISGRRNSSPETSHYTNSSSNVDQHVGYFPVQTISKLHSGDVKRLVDPQLHGDFSLEEAERICKVAGWCIQDNEFDRPTMGEVVRVLEGLQEIDVPPMPRLLAALTE